One region of Roseimicrobium gellanilyticum genomic DNA includes:
- a CDS encoding Trx7/PDZ domain-containing (seleno)protein, with translation MKNTASLLAVTGWLLFMSTPLSAEAVKDREGAVRKDKATMENDARWIYNDVQRGFDEAKRTGKPLLVVLRCIPCLACMGLDASVLTEAELQAVLDKFVCVRVINANDLDLSKFQFDYDLSFSTMFFHPDGTVLGRYGSWTHQKDAQDASTLGYRRTLEAVLALHQGYSANKESLSGKQGGPAKFKTPVDIPFLAGKYKRELDWEGKIVGSCVHCHQVGDAFRATYREQKQAIPAQWIYPMPAPDTVGMVMAPDDVAKVKEVLPGSAAAKAGVSAGDVIASIEGQPVVSIADMAWALHNGPESGSLGVMVRKGGAGEPAAMKLELAPNWRTKSDISRRVATWPMRGMAFGGMVLEDLPDEERTARGLSKDQLALRAKGVGQYGKHATAKNNGFQKEDVIVSFAGVEERMTEGEIIGYLLTNHFPGEKVSVTVLRGSEKKELKLPMQ, from the coding sequence ATGAAAAACACGGCCTCACTTCTCGCGGTCACCGGTTGGCTTCTCTTCATGAGCACCCCTCTCTCCGCCGAGGCGGTGAAGGACCGCGAAGGCGCCGTGCGCAAGGACAAGGCGACGATGGAAAATGACGCGCGCTGGATCTACAACGATGTGCAGCGCGGCTTCGACGAAGCGAAACGCACGGGCAAGCCGCTGCTCGTGGTGCTGCGCTGCATTCCCTGCCTCGCCTGCATGGGGCTGGATGCGAGCGTGCTCACGGAAGCTGAGTTGCAGGCGGTCTTGGACAAGTTTGTGTGCGTGCGAGTGATCAATGCGAACGACCTCGACCTCTCAAAGTTCCAGTTCGACTACGACCTTTCTTTCTCCACGATGTTTTTCCATCCGGATGGCACCGTGCTTGGCCGCTACGGATCATGGACACACCAGAAGGATGCGCAGGATGCCAGCACCCTGGGCTATCGCCGCACCCTGGAGGCGGTCCTTGCCTTGCATCAGGGCTATTCTGCGAACAAGGAAAGCCTGAGCGGAAAGCAGGGTGGCCCGGCGAAGTTCAAGACCCCGGTGGACATCCCATTTCTCGCCGGGAAGTACAAGCGTGAGCTCGACTGGGAGGGCAAGATCGTGGGGAGTTGCGTGCATTGCCATCAAGTGGGCGATGCCTTTCGCGCCACCTATCGTGAGCAGAAACAGGCCATTCCCGCGCAGTGGATCTATCCCATGCCTGCACCGGACACCGTGGGCATGGTGATGGCGCCGGATGACGTGGCGAAGGTGAAGGAAGTGCTGCCCGGCTCTGCGGCCGCCAAGGCCGGCGTGAGCGCAGGAGATGTGATTGCGAGCATCGAAGGACAGCCAGTGGTGTCCATCGCGGACATGGCGTGGGCTTTGCACAATGGCCCTGAGTCCGGCTCGCTGGGAGTGATGGTGCGCAAAGGTGGGGCAGGGGAGCCAGCCGCCATGAAACTGGAACTCGCACCGAACTGGCGCACCAAGTCAGACATCTCCCGCCGCGTCGCCACCTGGCCCATGCGCGGCATGGCCTTCGGCGGCATGGTGCTGGAAGACCTGCCGGATGAAGAGCGCACCGCCCGTGGCCTGAGCAAGGATCAACTTGCCCTCCGCGCCAAGGGCGTGGGTCAGTACGGCAAGCATGCCACGGCGAAGAACAACGGATTCCAGAAGGAAGATGTGATTGTGAGCTTCGCGGGTGTGGAGGAGCGGATGACCGAAGGTGAGATCATCGGCTACCTGCTCACCAACCATTTCCCCGGGGAGAAAGTGTCTGTAACCGTCCTGCGTGGCAGCGAGAAAAAGGAACTCAAGCTGCCGATGCAGTAG
- a CDS encoding class I SAM-dependent methyltransferase yields MLSDQPGLFAMSTPAFYDSLTPYYHLIYPDWEASMGRQGRALDSIIRSEGGPHLRTVLDAASGIGTQSLALAALGYDVTASDISPTAIERAQREAQQRGLSLHASVADMRHVHDHHHRTFDVVISCDNSVPHLLSDADILAALRQFYACTNQDGICLVSARDYATMDLMGPPQFQPYGVREAAGSRYVLFQVWESSPPHYDTTFYVIEHPADAEPILRANRATYYAVSLSRLAELMEEAGFTDVRRIDDVFFQPVLVGHKLS; encoded by the coding sequence ATGTTGAGCGACCAACCCGGTCTTTTTGCGATGTCCACGCCTGCTTTCTACGACTCATTGACTCCTTATTACCACCTCATCTACCCGGATTGGGAGGCAAGCATGGGGCGGCAGGGCAGGGCTTTGGATTCCATCATTCGTTCCGAGGGCGGACCGCATCTCCGCACCGTGTTGGACGCGGCCTCCGGCATCGGCACTCAAAGCCTGGCACTGGCGGCGCTCGGGTATGACGTCACCGCTTCGGACATTTCTCCTACAGCCATCGAGCGTGCCCAGCGGGAGGCCCAGCAGCGCGGTCTCTCCCTGCACGCCAGCGTAGCGGACATGCGTCACGTACATGATCACCACCATCGCACCTTTGACGTGGTGATCTCCTGCGACAATTCCGTGCCCCATCTCCTCTCCGATGCCGATATCCTGGCCGCTCTACGGCAATTTTACGCCTGTACAAATCAGGATGGCATCTGCCTCGTGTCAGCGAGGGATTACGCGACCATGGATCTCATGGGGCCTCCGCAATTTCAGCCTTACGGAGTGCGCGAGGCGGCGGGTTCACGCTACGTCCTGTTCCAGGTCTGGGAGTCCTCACCACCGCATTACGATACGACCTTCTACGTGATCGAGCATCCCGCTGATGCGGAGCCCATCTTGCGTGCCAACCGGGCCACGTACTACGCCGTATCCCTTTCACGCCTGGCTGAACTCATGGAAGAAGCGGGGTTTACTGATGTGCGGCGCATCGACGATGTGTTCTTTCAGCCGGTGCTCGTGGGACACAAACTCTCCTGA
- a CDS encoding YlbF family regulator, with protein MTATAISTIEEHLQNLCEAIANDEDVKAARANAETFLSDEEAVNLYREVATTSHDLERRHRAGEIISDEEVGAYENLQEKADSHPGIQSFQEAQQVLQRIANMVNKHVTKTLEKGRVPTSEEMASSGGCGSGCGCH; from the coding sequence ATGACTGCCACCGCCATCTCTACCATTGAAGAACATCTGCAAAACCTCTGCGAAGCCATCGCCAATGATGAAGACGTGAAGGCCGCTCGCGCCAACGCGGAAACCTTCCTCTCGGATGAAGAGGCCGTGAATCTCTACCGCGAAGTCGCCACCACCTCACACGACCTCGAGCGTCGCCATCGTGCCGGCGAAATCATCTCGGATGAGGAAGTGGGCGCCTATGAAAACCTTCAGGAGAAGGCGGACAGCCACCCCGGCATCCAGAGCTTCCAGGAGGCGCAGCAGGTCCTCCAGCGCATCGCGAACATGGTGAACAAGCACGTGACCAAGACCCTCGAAAAGGGCCGCGTGCCCACGTCCGAGGAGATGGCCAGCAGCGGTGGCTGTGGCTCCGGCTGCGGATGTCACTGA
- a CDS encoding 3-keto-disaccharide hydrolase, with protein MKRALFTLAATAAALPSLTMPLQADGGFYGDPPDATHPWAIHDMNRPQPPRVEPGTFSSQEVPGKPPADAVVLFDGSESAIVNWVSDKNPSEATKWEVKGGALQCVPGSGYVRSKLEFGDCQLHVEWSAPSKVEGNSQGRGNSGVFLMGQVEVQVLDNYENPTYADGFAGSVYGVNPPMANPLRKPGEWQSYDIVFRRPVYKDGQLVDPGYLTVFVNGVLVQDHTPLQGGGGHKGRTKDRAFPEKGPLKLQDHGNPVRYRNIWYRPLPKRAIEGGDTSVMSEEATTAKRAEIAKGIREKAAKLEGKEKMLGLMESLCYQQDAAALEASTKLAGEYVASIKAVPADKIESKKGEVMQVHNALQYMKKFKLLPEDFAATADIAAIVKEREWDKKK; from the coding sequence ATGAAACGCGCACTCTTCACCCTGGCCGCGACTGCCGCAGCGCTGCCTTCACTGACCATGCCCCTCCAAGCCGACGGTGGATTCTACGGCGACCCGCCGGATGCCACGCATCCTTGGGCCATCCATGACATGAATCGTCCCCAGCCACCCCGCGTGGAGCCGGGCACATTCAGCTCCCAGGAAGTCCCGGGCAAGCCGCCGGCGGATGCCGTGGTGCTCTTTGATGGCTCGGAGTCCGCAATTGTGAACTGGGTCTCTGACAAGAATCCCTCCGAAGCCACGAAGTGGGAGGTGAAGGGGGGCGCGCTCCAGTGCGTGCCCGGCTCCGGCTACGTTCGCAGCAAGCTCGAGTTCGGCGACTGCCAACTCCATGTGGAATGGTCCGCTCCCTCCAAGGTGGAAGGCAACAGTCAGGGCCGTGGTAACAGCGGCGTCTTCCTCATGGGCCAGGTGGAGGTGCAGGTGCTGGACAACTATGAAAACCCCACCTACGCCGACGGCTTCGCTGGCTCCGTGTATGGCGTGAATCCCCCCATGGCCAACCCGCTGCGCAAGCCGGGTGAGTGGCAGTCCTATGACATCGTCTTTCGTCGTCCCGTGTACAAGGACGGCCAGCTCGTGGATCCCGGCTACCTCACCGTCTTCGTGAATGGCGTGCTGGTGCAGGACCACACCCCGCTGCAGGGCGGTGGTGGCCACAAGGGACGCACGAAGGATCGTGCATTCCCCGAGAAGGGACCGCTCAAGCTCCAGGATCACGGCAACCCTGTGCGCTATCGCAACATCTGGTACCGCCCGCTGCCGAAGCGCGCCATCGAAGGCGGCGACACCAGCGTGATGAGCGAAGAGGCCACCACTGCGAAGCGTGCTGAGATCGCCAAGGGTATCCGTGAAAAAGCAGCGAAGCTCGAAGGCAAGGAGAAGATGCTCGGCCTCATGGAATCCCTCTGCTATCAGCAGGATGCGGCGGCTTTGGAAGCGAGCACCAAGCTTGCCGGTGAATACGTCGCCAGCATCAAAGCCGTGCCCGCCGACAAGATCGAGTCCAAGAAAGGCGAAGTCATGCAGGTGCACAACGCGCTGCAGTACATGAAGAAGTTCAAGCTTCTGCCGGAAGACTTTGCCGCGACTGCGGACATCGCTGCCATCGTGAAGGAGCGCGAGTGGGATAAGAAGAAGTAA
- the ileS gene encoding isoleucine--tRNA ligase, with protein MSDKKPEKAKNKEKEAPNPYKDSLHLPVTEFPMRASLTEREPQRLAQWEAANVYERIQERRKGNKKFVLHDGPPFANGDVHMGTALNKVLKDLVVKSKSMLGYYAPFVPGWDCHGLPIEFRVVKESAGLSPVEIRRKSEEYARKYIDIQRESFKRLGVFGTWEKPYLTLDPAYEADIIRTFAKFVEQDLIYRSKRPVIWSYGAGTALAEAEVEYKDKTSPAIYVAFNLVDSPSLPAELKGASMVIWTTTPWTLPANLGIALHAEFGYIVGDFANAAGETRKLVVYKDLLGEFTAKTGFTLAKEHATLKGSAFAGLQAQHPFLDRTSKVINTDFVTADTGTGQVHIAPGHGQDDYLAGKAHGMEIFSPVDDKGHYTSEVGLPDLVGKHVFQSNEPIITLLGEKGALLARENYVHQYPHCWRSKTPIIFRAVEQFFIKIDKIRGKALEEIDKVQWLPAWARNRIFGTVESRPDWCISRQRTWGVPLPAFYAKDGSVILTADLACKVADIFEKEGTNAWFEKDDATWAQMLGLPEGTSRGVDTLDVWIDSGCSHVAVLDRHPELGAPADLYLEATDQHRGWFQSSLMVSVVARGTAPYKSVITHGFVVDTSGAKISKSDQGTNKNAKPMTASHYYNKYGGDLVRLWAASVDYQNEVPFSEQLFEQSTQNYRSIRNTLRVLLGNLNGFDANKDAVSKEQFTLLDGWILERLHRVTKECREAYDAFEFRKVFNALNQFCTVDLSSLYIDITKDRLYCDRLDSPRRRATQTAMHRITESLCLLLAPILAFTADETWEYLGKTESVHVEEFPQPDPDFAGEEASAAVEDLLKVRAVIQQSIEKARQEKRIGANLEATVNVTLPEEGFANAVFQDSATMEEFFILSTLKLTREPKAELFAEVLNSPHQKCARCWKYLPSVGTQSHADLCDRCEGAV; from the coding sequence ATGAGCGACAAGAAGCCTGAGAAAGCAAAGAACAAGGAGAAGGAAGCCCCGAATCCTTACAAGGACAGCCTGCACCTGCCGGTGACGGAGTTCCCCATGCGCGCCAGCCTCACAGAGAGGGAGCCGCAGCGTCTCGCGCAATGGGAAGCCGCCAACGTCTATGAGCGCATTCAGGAGCGCCGGAAGGGGAACAAGAAGTTCGTCCTGCACGACGGCCCGCCCTTCGCCAATGGTGACGTGCACATGGGCACGGCCCTGAACAAGGTGCTGAAGGACCTCGTGGTGAAGTCCAAGAGCATGCTGGGCTATTACGCGCCTTTCGTCCCCGGATGGGACTGCCACGGGCTGCCGATCGAATTCCGCGTAGTGAAGGAAAGCGCCGGCCTGAGCCCGGTGGAAATCCGCCGCAAGTCCGAGGAGTACGCGCGGAAGTACATCGACATCCAGCGCGAGAGCTTCAAGCGCCTCGGTGTCTTCGGCACTTGGGAGAAGCCCTACCTCACGCTCGACCCGGCGTATGAGGCGGACATCATCCGCACCTTCGCAAAGTTCGTGGAGCAGGACCTCATCTACCGCAGCAAGCGCCCGGTGATCTGGAGCTATGGCGCCGGCACCGCGCTCGCGGAAGCTGAGGTGGAGTACAAGGACAAGACCTCCCCTGCCATCTACGTGGCCTTCAACCTCGTGGACTCCCCTTCCCTGCCTGCAGAGTTGAAGGGTGCCTCGATGGTCATCTGGACCACCACACCCTGGACGCTGCCCGCGAACCTGGGCATCGCGCTTCATGCCGAGTTTGGCTACATCGTCGGCGACTTCGCCAACGCTGCTGGCGAGACGCGCAAGCTCGTGGTGTACAAGGATCTTCTCGGGGAATTCACCGCGAAGACCGGCTTCACGCTTGCGAAGGAACATGCCACGCTGAAGGGCAGCGCCTTTGCCGGACTGCAAGCTCAGCATCCTTTCCTCGACCGCACGTCGAAGGTCATCAACACCGACTTCGTCACCGCAGACACCGGTACCGGCCAGGTGCACATCGCACCCGGCCACGGTCAGGATGACTACCTTGCGGGCAAGGCCCACGGCATGGAGATCTTCTCCCCCGTGGATGACAAGGGTCACTACACCAGTGAGGTGGGTCTGCCTGACCTCGTGGGCAAGCACGTGTTCCAGTCGAACGAGCCCATCATCACCCTGCTGGGTGAGAAGGGCGCGTTGCTGGCGCGTGAGAACTACGTGCACCAGTACCCGCACTGCTGGCGCTCGAAGACTCCGATCATCTTCCGCGCAGTGGAACAGTTCTTTATCAAGATCGACAAGATCCGCGGCAAAGCTCTGGAAGAAATCGACAAGGTGCAGTGGCTGCCCGCGTGGGCGCGCAACCGCATCTTTGGCACCGTGGAATCCCGTCCCGACTGGTGCATCAGCCGCCAGCGCACGTGGGGTGTGCCGCTGCCCGCCTTCTACGCGAAGGACGGCTCGGTCATCCTCACGGCGGATCTCGCCTGCAAGGTGGCTGACATTTTCGAAAAGGAAGGCACCAACGCGTGGTTCGAAAAGGACGACGCGACCTGGGCACAGATGCTCGGCCTTCCCGAAGGCACGAGCCGTGGTGTGGATACGCTCGACGTGTGGATCGACTCCGGTTGCAGCCACGTGGCCGTGCTGGATCGCCACCCTGAACTCGGCGCGCCTGCGGACCTCTATCTCGAAGCGACGGACCAGCATCGCGGCTGGTTCCAGAGCTCACTCATGGTCAGCGTGGTCGCGCGTGGCACCGCACCGTACAAGAGTGTGATCACCCACGGCTTTGTGGTGGACACGAGCGGTGCGAAGATCTCCAAATCGGATCAGGGCACGAACAAGAACGCAAAGCCCATGACCGCGTCCCACTACTACAACAAGTACGGTGGCGATCTCGTGCGCCTTTGGGCGGCTTCCGTGGACTATCAGAATGAGGTGCCGTTCTCCGAGCAACTCTTCGAGCAATCCACACAGAACTATCGCAGCATCCGCAACACCTTGCGCGTGCTCCTCGGCAACCTGAATGGCTTCGATGCCAACAAGGATGCCGTGAGCAAGGAGCAGTTTACCCTGCTGGATGGCTGGATCCTCGAGCGCCTTCATCGCGTGACGAAGGAATGCCGTGAGGCGTATGATGCGTTTGAATTCCGCAAGGTCTTCAATGCGCTGAACCAGTTCTGCACCGTCGACCTGAGTTCGCTCTACATCGATATCACGAAGGATCGTCTCTACTGCGATCGCCTGGACAGCCCGCGTCGTCGCGCCACGCAGACTGCGATGCATCGCATCACCGAAAGCCTGTGCCTGCTGCTCGCGCCCATCCTCGCCTTCACGGCGGATGAGACGTGGGAGTATCTCGGCAAGACGGAGAGCGTGCACGTGGAGGAATTCCCACAGCCCGACCCCGACTTCGCCGGTGAAGAAGCCAGCGCCGCCGTGGAAGACCTCTTGAAGGTCCGCGCCGTCATCCAGCAGTCCATCGAGAAGGCCCGCCAGGAAAAGCGCATCGGCGCCAACCTGGAAGCCACGGTGAATGTCACGCTGCCGGAGGAAGGCTTCGCCAATGCGGTGTTCCAGGACAGCGCGACGATGGAGGAATTCTTCATTCTCTCCACGCTGAAGCTGACGCGTGAGCCGAAGGCCGAACTCTTCGCCGAAGTGCTGAATTCGCCGCACCAGAAGTGCGCACGCTGCTGGAAGTACCTGCCGAGCGTGGGTACGCAGTCGCATGCGGACCTGTGTGACCGGTGCGAGGGCGCGGTGTGA
- a CDS encoding coproporphyrinogen-III oxidase family protein → MSAVDEIPLTHLSDKKSHHATEAGNYFVANYPPFSFWQKEQAFAVEKVLDSPAPKDIPLGLYFHIPFCRKRCHFCYFRVYTDKNASEIRRYIHAGMEEFTRYAARPYLQGRKPHFVYFGGGTPSYLSVPQLQELTSRMKDLMPWDECQEVAFEAEPGTLNEKKLEAIREIGVTRLSLGVEHFEDHILESNGRAHRSGEIDRAYRFARSLGFEHINIDLIAGMMNDTTELWQKAVAKAVEMQPDCVTIYQMEVPYNTGIYKQMKEEGKVTAPVADWETKRAWVSYAFDEFVKAGYTVTSAYTVVKNPDKIKFVYRDALWEGADLLPLGVASFGHLGGIHLQNQADILPYIDTIEKGGSAIFRAYATSPEERFIREFILKLKLGHSRPSYYKAKFGEDVLTRFAPQLNWMVQEGFAVIGDDQITLTRDGLLQVDRLLHEFFMPHHRHARYT, encoded by the coding sequence ATGTCCGCTGTCGACGAAATCCCCCTGACCCACCTTTCCGACAAGAAGTCCCACCACGCCACCGAAGCGGGGAACTACTTTGTGGCGAATTATCCTCCCTTCTCCTTCTGGCAGAAGGAGCAGGCCTTCGCCGTGGAAAAGGTGCTGGACTCTCCTGCTCCGAAAGACATCCCCCTCGGGCTGTACTTCCACATCCCCTTCTGCCGGAAGCGCTGCCACTTCTGCTATTTCCGTGTGTACACGGACAAGAACGCTTCCGAAATCCGCCGCTACATCCACGCGGGCATGGAGGAGTTCACCCGGTACGCCGCACGTCCCTACCTGCAGGGGCGCAAGCCGCACTTCGTCTACTTCGGTGGCGGTACCCCGTCCTACCTCTCCGTCCCCCAGCTTCAGGAACTGACCTCCCGCATGAAGGATCTCATGCCTTGGGATGAGTGTCAGGAGGTTGCCTTTGAAGCGGAGCCCGGCACGCTGAATGAGAAGAAGCTGGAGGCCATCCGCGAGATTGGCGTCACCCGCCTCAGCTTGGGGGTGGAGCACTTCGAGGATCACATCCTGGAATCCAACGGTCGCGCGCACCGCAGCGGTGAAATCGACCGCGCCTACCGCTTCGCCCGCAGCCTGGGCTTTGAGCACATCAACATCGACCTCATTGCAGGGATGATGAATGACACCACCGAGCTGTGGCAGAAGGCCGTGGCCAAGGCGGTGGAAATGCAGCCCGACTGTGTGACCATTTATCAAATGGAGGTGCCCTACAACACCGGCATCTACAAGCAGATGAAGGAAGAGGGCAAAGTCACCGCCCCGGTGGCAGACTGGGAAACGAAGCGCGCCTGGGTCTCCTACGCCTTTGATGAGTTCGTAAAAGCGGGCTACACCGTCACCAGCGCCTACACCGTGGTGAAGAATCCAGACAAGATCAAATTCGTCTACCGCGACGCGCTCTGGGAGGGTGCGGATCTCCTTCCACTGGGCGTGGCTTCCTTCGGCCACCTGGGCGGCATCCACCTGCAGAACCAGGCGGACATCCTGCCGTACATTGACACGATTGAAAAAGGTGGCAGCGCCATCTTCCGCGCGTATGCGACGAGCCCCGAGGAGCGCTTCATCCGCGAGTTCATCCTCAAGCTGAAGCTCGGCCACTCCCGCCCAAGCTATTACAAGGCCAAGTTCGGCGAGGACGTACTGACCCGGTTCGCCCCGCAACTGAACTGGATGGTGCAGGAAGGTTTTGCCGTCATCGGCGATGACCAGATCACCCTCACACGAGACGGCTTGCTTCAGGTGGATCGCCTGCTGCACGAGTTCTTCATGCCGCACCACCGCCACGCCCGCTACACCTGA
- a CDS encoding PQQ-binding-like beta-propeller repeat protein yields MTFSVSIHNPTLAVLFVRRLALKVLAAAVAAGAMLPATAQDWPVARGNASMTGSSPAKLNFPLELAWTFAAGDKAKREGIIAESVVQDGKVYVGSQSGRFYCLDLATGKEVWKAEKKGAFEGNAAFAGGLVIAGCVDGFVYAWNKTDGKEVWKFETDGEVHAGTNIWTGKDGRPRVLIGSYDNKLYCLDAADGKKLWEYETANYVNGAAAIFDGQTAFGGCDGTLYILDMEKGTEIKKIEIGAYIGNNIAVDKGVAYITHYGNKVVAYALSDGAKLWEYGDRDFPYYAAAGLADGWVVAAGRDKRVRGLERQKGEEKWVFRTRGDVDSSPLICAGATVLFGSNDGFFYAANLSTGEETWRYEVGAPVKTAPAVAGDFVLIGADDGNIYCFKNGKAAESK; encoded by the coding sequence ATGACATTCTCTGTTTCGATTCACAACCCCACTCTTGCCGTACTTTTTGTGCGCAGACTGGCGCTGAAGGTGCTGGCGGCAGCGGTAGCTGCAGGCGCCATGCTGCCCGCCACGGCCCAAGACTGGCCGGTGGCGCGTGGCAATGCCTCCATGACGGGCAGCTCCCCCGCAAAGTTGAACTTTCCTTTGGAGCTCGCATGGACCTTCGCCGCGGGAGACAAGGCGAAGCGCGAAGGCATCATCGCTGAATCCGTCGTGCAGGACGGCAAGGTGTATGTGGGCAGTCAGAGCGGGAGATTCTACTGCCTTGATCTCGCGACTGGCAAGGAAGTGTGGAAGGCGGAGAAGAAGGGCGCCTTTGAAGGCAACGCCGCATTCGCTGGAGGTCTGGTCATCGCCGGGTGTGTGGATGGCTTCGTGTATGCCTGGAACAAAACCGACGGCAAGGAGGTGTGGAAGTTCGAAACGGACGGAGAAGTCCACGCCGGCACGAACATCTGGACCGGCAAGGATGGCAGGCCGCGTGTCCTCATCGGCAGCTACGACAACAAGCTCTACTGCCTGGATGCAGCCGATGGGAAGAAGCTCTGGGAATACGAGACCGCCAACTACGTGAACGGCGCTGCCGCCATCTTCGACGGCCAAACCGCTTTCGGCGGGTGCGATGGCACGCTGTACATCCTGGACATGGAGAAGGGTACCGAGATCAAGAAGATCGAAATCGGCGCCTACATCGGAAACAACATCGCCGTGGACAAAGGTGTGGCCTACATCACCCACTACGGGAACAAGGTCGTGGCCTATGCCCTCTCCGATGGGGCCAAGCTCTGGGAATATGGCGACCGCGACTTCCCCTACTACGCTGCCGCAGGTCTGGCCGATGGCTGGGTGGTGGCCGCTGGCCGCGACAAACGCGTGCGCGGCCTGGAGCGACAGAAAGGCGAGGAGAAGTGGGTCTTCCGCACGCGAGGCGATGTGGACAGCTCCCCCCTCATCTGCGCCGGGGCAACAGTCCTTTTTGGCAGCAACGACGGATTTTTTTACGCAGCAAATCTGTCCACGGGAGAGGAGACCTGGCGGTATGAGGTAGGTGCTCCTGTCAAAACCGCCCCGGCGGTAGCCGGTGACTTTGTGCTCATTGGCGCGGATGACGGGAACATCTACTGCTTCAAGAATGGAAAAGCTGCTGAATCGAAATAA
- a CDS encoding macro domain-containing protein: MSDVRLIFVDRGRETCEAFRWEFRVHPEVEIVCGKFEELSTFDCVVTAGNSFGLMDAGMDLAVVKFFGRHVMERIQKVILEDHLGEQPVGTCVLVPTDDVKHPFVAHAPTMRTPMNIQGTDHVYLALWAALTAVHRHNRGEGRKIYSVACPGLGTGTGGMNALEAALQMRLAYEYFRKPAQFINPSMAQERQERVYYGGRWGFGNPRTPQA; the protein is encoded by the coding sequence ATGTCTGACGTCCGGCTCATTTTTGTCGACCGTGGCAGGGAGACGTGTGAGGCCTTCCGCTGGGAGTTTCGCGTCCATCCGGAGGTCGAGATTGTTTGCGGAAAGTTCGAGGAACTGTCCACCTTTGACTGTGTCGTCACGGCGGGGAATTCCTTTGGCCTGATGGATGCTGGAATGGATCTCGCGGTCGTGAAATTCTTTGGCCGTCACGTCATGGAGCGCATTCAGAAGGTAATTCTGGAGGACCATCTCGGCGAGCAACCGGTAGGTACTTGTGTGCTGGTTCCCACGGATGATGTGAAGCATCCCTTCGTCGCGCACGCGCCCACCATGCGCACGCCCATGAACATTCAAGGCACGGATCACGTGTATCTTGCCCTGTGGGCCGCGCTCACCGCGGTGCACCGGCACAACAGGGGTGAGGGGCGAAAGATCTACTCCGTGGCATGCCCGGGCCTTGGCACCGGCACTGGCGGCATGAACGCACTGGAGGCTGCGCTGCAAATGCGCCTCGCGTACGAATACTTCCGCAAGCCAGCGCAGTTCATCAATCCCTCCATGGCCCAAGAACGGCAAGAGAGGGTGTATTATGGGGGAAGGTGGGGATTTGGGAATCCGAGGACTCCACAGGCGTGA